GCGGCGCACCACGAGCAGCGGTGATGCCGGTTATGCCGGGGGCGCTACATCATCGCCCCGGGCGGTCCCGGCAGGACTTCGCACAGATACGACTCAATCCCGTATTCCTGCTTCCACTGGTTCGGGTAGCCCAGCGACACTTCCTCGAACCGCACGCCGTCGCGGTAATCGGTGCCGCGGACGTGCTGGTGCCCCGAGAGCACGGCAATGGCCCGGAAGCGCTTGTGCCAATCCTCGGTCCGCCGCGTGCCGCACCAGATCGAGAACCGCGGGATCGCGTGCAGCTTGAGCAGATCGCGCCGCAGCGGAAAGTGGTTAATCAGCACCGTGGGAATCCGTGGATCGACTGCGGCCAGCCGCCGCTCGGTCAGCCGGCAGCGCGCCTCGCACCACGCTTGCCGCGTCGGGTACGGGTCGGGATGTAGATAGCCCTCGTCGGCGCACAGCACGCCCGACTCCATCGCCCAATCGATCACCGACTCGGCCGGAATCTCGTCGGGGCGAAAGCTGTAATCGTAGAGCAAGAACAAAGGACACAACGTGCAGGCCACGCCGTCGCCGGTCCAGCGCGGAAACGGGTCTTCGGGCGTCAGTACCCGGTACCGGCGGCAAATCGACACCAGGTGCAAGTACAAGGCCTCGCCGCGCCGGGCGCGATCGTCGCCGGGCATGGTCCACAGGTCGTGATTGCCGGGCACCCAGATCACCTGGCGAAAACGCGCGGTGACGATCCGCAGGCACAATTCCAGATGCGCGACCGACTCGCCCACGTCGCCGGCCACGATGAGCCAATCGTCCGGGTGCGGCTCGAGCGTGGCCAATGCGCGGCGATTGATCTCGTGGCCCAGGTGCAGATCGCTGATGGCGTAAAGCTTCATGCCGTGCTGGCCGGGAGATTGGTCACTGACACGCTCGGACCGAGCGTGGATGCCTCAGGCACAACGACTCGTGCCTAAAGCAGGATCCGAAAGACGTGCTCGCCTTTGCCGAAATGCACGGTTGCATCGAGCCCGAGGGTGATCTGCGTCTTGCCGAAGCAGTGTTGCGCGCCCTGCGCGCGGAGGTACTGGTTCAACTCGGGACCCACGACGGCGAACCAGCCGAAATGATCCGGCGCCACGGCCGAGAGCACCGGCTGGACCAGGTTCATGCCCCATCGCGACCAGCGGTCCTTGTGATAGCGGTAGGTGATAAACGCCCGCGGGTTGGGGACGTCGGGCACGACGGTCAGATCGGCAAAACGACCGAGCACCGACTGCTCGACCCATTTCTCCATCAGCCGGTCGACGTCGGTCCGATCGATGAACGGGTCGCCGTGAAACCGGTCGTAGGGATTCACCATTTCGCGCGCCACCTGCGCCAGGCTCGGAATGTCCTCGGGCGTGGCTTGCCGAAACCGCGTCCACCCCTCGGGCACGTGATCGGGCAGCCGCAGGTAGTGCACGATCTGCACGCTGAAGTGGTAATGGATGCGGGTCTCGATCAGCGTGAAACCCAATTGGCCAAAAGCCCGTAGCAGCGACAGGTCGCGCGGATCGACCATGGCGAACAGATAACGGATCCCGCGCCGCCGGGCTTCGCCCAGCAGGTGTTCGAGCGCGGGCGCAAAGTCGGTGCGCAGATGGTCGTACGGTTCGCTCAGCGGAAACACGCCGTCGAGGCGGGCCACGCCGTAGCCGAAGAATTCCGAATCCCAGGGAAGCCGTTGGGCAAACACGCCCAATTGATGCCCGTCGCTTCCCTCATGGACGAAGCGCAGGTCGTTTTCGGCCGCTACGCGGGCCGTCAATTCCTCGGCATAGATGGCCCGATCGCCGCTGCGCGAGATGCCCGGTACGAAGTCCAAGGGGCTCCACGGCAGCCGCTCGGCCAACGTCTGGCGAACGCCTTCGAGCCGGCTCTCGAGCGGGGCGATTTGTGCCATGCGGGCCGCGGGTGTTCGAAAATGGTCGCCAAGGAATCGGTCGCGATGCGCTCGATTCTAGGCCCGGGGTACGCGCCTCGCCAGTCGGCCACGGCAGCGATCCTCGGTCACGCGACGCAGCCGCGTCACATCGGCGCCCAGCGAACAGAGTTTCTCGGCAAAACACTCGTAACCGCGGTCGAGATGATCGATCCGCCGGACATAGGTCGTGCCGGTGGCCGCCAGGCCGGCGAGCACCAGCGCGGCACTGGCCCGCAGGTCGGAGGCCGTCACGCGTGCCGCCGTGAGCGGCAGGCCACCACAAATGCGGGCCACACCCCGGTCGACCTCGGCGCGAACGCCAAACCGCCGTAGCGCCTCCAGATGACCAAAGCGTTCGGGAAACACGCTGTCCTGAATCCGGCTGACCCCTTCGGCCAACGCCGCGACGACGCCCAGTTGCGCCTGCACGTCGGTCGGCAGTCCCGGAAACGGCCTTGCCAGCACGCGCAAGGCACGCAGCGGCGACTTGCAGGCCGCGCGCACCTCGCGCGGCTCGCACGAAATCTCGACGCCCGCCGAGGCCAGCGTTTGCATCACGGCCGCCAGGTGCGCGGGCTCGACGTCGGTGACCGTGACTTCGCCGCCGGTCACCGCGCCCGCAGCCAACAAGGTGGCCGCCTCGATGCGATCGGCGATCATCACGTGCTGGGCCCCGCCCAGTTGCTCGACACCCCGAATGATGAGCGTCGACGTGCCGCGCCCTTCGATCTGAGCACCCAGTGCTTGCAGGAACCGAGTGAGGTCGACAATTTCCGGCTCGACGGCGGCGCCGCGCAGGACGGTCACGCCGTCGGCCAGCGTGGCGGCCGAGAGGATGTTCGCCGTGCCGGTTACCGTGGTGCCGTGCGGCCCACCCAGGTTCACCATCGCACCCCGCAATCGCTTGGCGCGCGCCACCACGCGCCCGCGGCGAATTTCGATGTCTGCCCCCAGCCGGGTCAACCCTTCCAGGTGCAGGTCGACCGGGCGCGGGCCGATACGGCAGCCGCCCGGCAACGGGACCACAGCGCGGCCGTACCGAGCGAGCAGCGGACCCAGCACGCAAAAGCTGGCCCGCATCCGTTTGACGAACCAGGCCGGTGCGACCACGCGGGGCTTGGCGGCAGGCTCGACGCGCACCGCATAGGGAGCGTTGCGCGTCACACCCAGGCCGAGGCCGCGCAGCAGTTCGGCCAGGCAGGCCACGTCGGTCAACCGGGGAACGCGAGCCAGTTGCACCGGTTCGCTCGCCAGAATCGATGCAGCCAGGATGGGCAGACTGGCGTTTTTCGAGCCGGCCGCGACGACGCGACCCGTCAGCCGGTTGCCGCCGCGAATTCGATAGACGTCGGCCGCTCGCGTGTCCATGCTTCGCGCCGCCTGCGAGGTGCTGCCGGCCGGGGAATCCTTCCCCCGGGCCATGCGGGCGGAATCATCGCACAATCGGCCGCAGCGGTGAACGGCAGTTCGCCGCCGCTGCGCCGCCGCAGGCATGCTAGCGGCGCTGGAAGCCGGCTGTTCCGCGCGCCGTTTACAGGCGACGCGCCACGACCACGCGGGGACGGCCGCCGAAGTCCTTGATTGTGGGCAGCACTTCGAACGCCCCGGTCGCGGCGATCAATTCGCGCACCGCCGCCTCGATCATGGGGCTGACCTCCAGGAGCATCTGCCCGCCGGGCGCCAGCCGCGCGGCCGCCTCGGGCACCAGCCGCTCGATCACGGCGGTCCCTTGCGTTCCGCCGTCGAGCGCCAATTGCGGCTCGTACTGGGCCACGTCGCGCGGCAACTGTGCGAGCTCGGCCGTGGTGACATACGGCGGATTGCTCAGCACCAATTGAAACTGCCGCTCGTCCGCGACCGGGGCGAACAAGTCGCCCCACAGGAATTCGATCCGGTCGCCGACGCCGTGAGCCGCGGCGTTGCGCCGGGCGACTTCGAGCGCCGCCTCGCTGCGATCGATGGCCGTCACGCGCACGCGCGGATCGTGCCGGGCGACGCTGACGCCGATGATGCCGCTGCCGGTGCCGACATCGGCCACGGCAATCGCATCCTGGCCCGATTGCTTCTTGAGCAGGTCGAGCGCGCCGACGACCACCAGCTCGGTTTCCGGGCGCGGAATCAGGACGTCGGGCGTGACGGCGAAATCGAGCGAGTAGAACTCACGGCGGCCCAACAGGTAGGCCACCGGCATACCCTCGCTGCGCCGCCGTACCAGGTCGCGAAACGTGGCCCGGACCGGCTCGGCTGGCTCCTCGTCGTAACGCGTGTAGAGATCGATGCGTTTGCAGCCCAGGGCCTGGGCCAGCAGCAGCTCGGCGTCGAGCCGCCCGGATTCGGATCCATGCTCTTTGAGGAACTTGGTCGTCCATTCGAGCAGACGTCCGACGTTCCATCGCTCGCCGCCGGACATGTGGTCGGGTTCCTCTGGCAGGTCGGGCCGGGGCCCGTACATGACGGGCGCACGGTCCGCGGCGGCTTATTCGATCGTGCCCATGTCGTCGCGATGCTGCTGCCGCTCATATTCGACCAGGGCGTCGGTCACCGGCTGCAGGTTGCCGGCCAGCGTCTGGTCGAGCTTGTAGAGCGTCAGGTTGATGCGGTGATCGGTGATGCGGTTTTCCGGGAAATTGTAGGTGCGAATCCGCTGGCTGCGATCGCCCGAACCGACCAGCCCGCGGCGCTGCTCGGCGCGCTTGGCGTGTTCCAGCTCGCGCTTGTGTTCGTAGAGCCGGGTCTTTAGCACGCGGAGGGCGCGCGCGTAGTTCTTGTGCTGGCTCTTTTCGTCCTGGCATTGCACGACGATGCCCGTCTCGTAATGCGTCAGGCGCACGGCCGAGGCCGTCTTGTTGACGTGCTGACCACCCGGACCGCTCGCGCAGAACAAGTCCTTGCGATAGTCGCCTTCCTTGAGTTCGACCTCGACGTCCTCCGGCTCGGGCAGCACGGCCACGGTGGCGGCCGACGTGTGAATCCGCCCTTTGGTCTCGGTCTCGGGCACGCGTTGCACGCGGTGACCGCCGCTTTCGTACTGCAGCAGCCGGTAGCACCCTTCGCCTTCGATTCCCAGGACGATTTCTTTGAAGCCGCCCAGCTCGGTGAGGCTGGCGTCGAGGATTTCGACCTTCCAGCCATGCTGTTCGGCAAACCGCTTGTACATCTCGTACAGATCGCGGGCAAACAGCGCGGCTTCGTCGCCGCCGGTACCGGCCCGAATTTCCATCACGCACCGGGTCCGCTGGGCGTCCTCGCCGCCGACGGTCAAGTCGAGCAGCTCGTTCCAGATCGCCTCGCGCTCGTTGCGCAGCTCGGGCAGTTCGCCCTCGGCCAGCTCGCGCAGCTCGGCATCGCCCCCTGCGACCATCGCCAGCGTCTCGGCGATCTGGGCGTTGAGCTCCTTGAAACGCCGGTACTTGGTGGCCAGCTTGGCCAGCGACCCATGTTCGCGGGCCGCGGCCGAATAGCGCGAGCCGTCGGCCAACACGACGGGATCCTGCAATGACCGTTCGAGCTCGACAAAGCGGCCGTAGGTCGTTTCGAGTTGTTCACGCATGTTCATGGTTGTGCCTGGGGCTCAAACCACGTTTGCGGCCGGCCGGCGCGAGCTGAGCGCGGGAGGCAGGCAGGAGAAAACGTCCGTGTCGTGCATCGAAATCGGGCCGGTCCGCGACGCGCGCAGGCGAATTGCCGAGAGCGCCGGGCCACCTGCGCCGCTTGCGCGGCGCGGGTCGCGCGGCACGGCGAGCACGCGCCCAGCTAACCCTTCTCGGCCTCGGCGGCCTTCTTGTCGCGCTTCAGACTGGCGTAGCCGCCGGAGAACTTGTTCTTGAACCGCTCGATGCGGCCGGCCGTGTCGACGAACTTCAATTTGCCGGTGAAGAACGGGTGGCAGGCGCTGCAAATGTCGACGTGCAACTCGGGCTGCGTGCTGCGCGTCTTGAAGCTATTGCCGCAGCCGCACTTGACGAGCGTCTCAACGTACCGGGGATGGATGCCCTCTTTCATGGCTGGTTAAAACCTCGTCGTGCAGAACCGCCGCCGGGCACGCACCCCACGGCAGTAGGGGAAATATCAGGAAGCCCTGAATTCTAACGCCCGCCCAAAACGGCAGCAAGGGCCGCTGAGCCGGTCGCGAGAAGCGATGTACCGGCGATCGATTCCCCAGTTGGGAACCTGGTCCAAACGACAGCACTCGGGCCCATGGTCACGGCTTCTCGGCCACTTATGCGCCGTCGGCAGTGCTGGAATCTGCCGGCTGCTCGCCCTTGCGCAACCGCTCCGCGATCACCGCGTCGACGAACAACTGTGACACGTGGTAGGCGATCAAGGGCAGCATCGCCAGGCCGGTGAAATTCTCACGGGCGATGTGCAGCCCCACCATCAGGGTCTTCTGGCTGCCGCCGAAGCCGACGGCAATCCGGTCCTCGCGCGGGACCCCCAGCACACGGCCGATCAGATGCCCGGCAAACAGCATGGACAGGTGCAGGCCGATCACCATCGTGATCATCGACAAGGTGTCGAACCACGTAATCGAGGCGCGGCCGCTGGCCAACATATTGCCGGCATCGGTCGCGCCGACCAGGGCCACGATCAAGATGCCAATCTGGGCCGCCTCACCCAATCCTGCCCGGCGCCGATGCGCGACGGCGCCAACCCCAGGCAACAATCGGGCCAACTGGCCGCAGGCCATGGGCAGGACGACGATCAACAGCAGGTCGATCATCATCTCTTGCGGCGTCTTGCTCATTGACACGTCACGCCCGGTGGTGGCCGCGAGCCACAGCGGCGTGACGAAAAAGCAGCTCATGTTGGTGATCATCGTGCACAGCACGGCCACGGCGTCGTTGCCGCCGGCGCGGCGCGTCCAGACCGCCGCCGAGGCCAGGGTGCTGGGAATGCTGGCCGCGACCAGGTAGCCCGTGCCCAATTCGGCGGGCAGCAGCCGCGACAACGGCCACGCCACCAGGGGCAACAACCCCAGGTTGATGCCGACGGCCAGCATCACGGCTCGCGGACGGCTGAGGGCCCGCCACATGCTGCTCGCGTCGAGCGAAACGCTCATCACGAACAGTACGACGGCCACAAGCACGCGATCGGGCACATGCTCGGTCAAAGGGAGCAAAGCGCGCGGCACCCCGAAGCCGGCGGCCATCACCACGACCAGCAGGATCAAGAACCAGCGGTCGCGCAAAAACCGCAGCAGCATTCCGTCGTCCTTCTTGTCTAAGTCCGAGAGACGCGTCGCCGAGGGATCAAAGCCGTGTGACCAGCGCCGCCAGCGCGACGACGACCATGGCCGAGGCGACGATGACCTTCGAGAGCGTGCCCAGCACGCGACCCCAGAATGCCGCCAAGCCGATGTTCAGGCTCGCTTCCAGGGTGCGACCCTTCCACTGCTCGCCGAGGATCGCGCCGATCGTGGCGCCGATGCCCGCGAACACCACGGCCGCGATCAGTTGTCCCACGACGGGTACCGGCACGCCGACGACGATACCCACGATCGCCCCCAAGAGCGACCCCAGCAGGGCCAGGAGCATGCCGCGGCGGCTGCCGCCGGCCCGCGCCACGCCCAGCGCCCCGGCCACGGTCTCGGCGATTTCGCCCAACACGGCCAGCCCCAACAGCACAGCCACGACCGGCCAGCCGACGTCCCAGAACGCATCGTCGCGCACCAACCACGCATAGAGCGCCGCACAGCCGACGATCAGCCAGGTGCCGGGCATGGCCAAGAGCACCATCACCCAGCCGGCCACCAGCGCAACCACGAACAGCACTACCCAAAGCAGATCGAGCACGAGCGGTTGGTACTCCTCCGCAAAGCGTAAACGGCGTCGAACGTGCCGCAGGCCTGATCGTGAAGCGGCCTAAGGCTGCGTCGCGGAAGCCGCCGGAGGCTGGTCGCCACCGGACGTTGGGTGCTGCTCGCGCAAACGCCGCGCACGCCACAGCGAGCCGACGCGCGCCGGCGAGTCGTCCGCCTCGTACAACGCAATCGCCTCGGCGAACTTTCCCGAGGCCTCTTGAGTGCGGGCCAGGTTATAGCGGGCAAACGGCGAGTCGTCGCCATCGAGGAAGTCGACAGCCGTCGCAAAATTGCCGCGTTCGAACGACAACAGCCCCAGCCATACGCTGGCGCGGCGCTTGGCTTCGCGGAGCACGCCTTTGGCCTCGTCGCTCATCGACGCGGCCGCGAGATCGGCATCCGCCGGGCGACACTTCAGATAAGCGTCGGTCGCGCTGGGCTCGCCGGCGAACTGGCCACGCAAATGATCGATGCGGCCCTGCAGCAGCCGTTGCGGAACCCGTTTGAATCCTTCGCCCAAAGCGACTCCGGCGCCAGGCAGGACGGCCGCAGCCAAGGGCCCGGGCCCCTCGGCCGGTAGTTCGGTGGGCTGCGCCACGCGATACGGGTGCTCCCAGGCGGCCACACGAGTCGCGCCGCGAACCACGGCCAGCCGTTGGGCCAGCGTATCCGGATCGAAGCCCAGCACCAGCCGCCGGTCGCCCGCCAGGTTCGACTCGATCGCGCGCAATCGCCCCGCCAGGTACTGCGGGCCCGCCTCGATGAGCAGGGTCAATTCGGCAAAATCTCCGCTTTGCCAAGCGTAATTGCCGCCGCCTTCGCCGTGGAACTGGGAAACGATCGCCGGATCGTCCTGGGCCTGGGAAAGCGTGGCGATACCCGCGCCGCCCGAACCCGGCAGCGCAATGCCTTGCAACGGATCGAACAAATAAAGCTGCGGGCCCTGCCCGGCAGGCTTGGCGTCGAGCACGACGGCGACCAGGGGCTCGTGGCCGGCACGAGTCACAAGCACCCAGTCGATCCCTTGTTGACGCCCCAGCCGCACCAGCACTGCGATTCGTTCGTCGAGCGTGCCGCGGCCCGCGAGCAACGTCTGCCAGACGGGTCGGGGCTCGGCGCCTGTTGCCGAGTCGATTGCGATGTTGCGGACGACCCAGTCGAACTGCCGCGCGGCGCGCCCCAGCGGAGTTGCAGCGGGCGAGCCGTCAATCGTCGACCCGATCCGTGCGGTACGGTTCGCGATGTCGGTCAGCCAGATGGCCTCGGCGAGAAAGATCGCGTCGTCGAGCGTGTAGCGACTCTCCAACCGCGACCGCGCACCTGGACCACCTCGCAGTTCTTCGGGCAGGGTCTCGAGCAGCGCGCTGGCTGGAGTTTCGATCGCCGGCTTGGCCTGCATTTGCCAGTCGTTCAGTCGGGCAACGACCTGCTCGAGCATCTTGTCGGGAGGAAAACCGGCCAGCCGCTGCAAATTGTCGAGGGCCACGGTAAACAATTCCGCGGCGCGCTGGCGGGCCTGCGCCTCGGGCGAAAAGCCGCCGCTCCCGGGGCGCGCGGCCTCGGGCGTGCAGCCCGAAACGGTCGCTGCGACGATCCCCAACACGATCAAGACCGCAGCGCGGAGCACGCGCCGCGAGCCCGGCGATGACCTCACACCACCCCCCCTGCTGCGGCGCGAATGCGCAGCAGCCGTTCGATGACCCCTTCGAATTCGTCCAGGGGTATCATATTCGGCCCGTCGCTGGGCGACGTCTCGGGCGTCGGATGCGTCTCGAAGAACAGTCCGTCGACGCCGATCGCCGTCGCGGCCCGGGCCAGGGGTTCGACCATCGCACGATTGCCGCCGGTTGCGTGGCCCAATCCGCCCGGTTCTTGCACGCTGTGCGTCGCGTCGAACACGACCGGCACGCCCAGGGCCTGCATCTGGGGAATGGCCCGCATGTCATTCACCAGCCGGCCGTAACCGAAAAAGGTCCCG
This sequence is a window from Pirellulales bacterium. Protein-coding genes within it:
- a CDS encoding metallophosphoesterase produces the protein MKLYAISDLHLGHEINRRALATLEPHPDDWLIVAGDVGESVAHLELCLRIVTARFRQVIWVPGNHDLWTMPGDDRARRGEALYLHLVSICRRYRVLTPEDPFPRWTGDGVACTLCPLFLLYDYSFRPDEIPAESVIDWAMESGVLCADEGYLHPDPYPTRQAWCEARCRLTERRLAAVDPRIPTVLINHFPLRRDLLKLHAIPRFSIWCGTRRTEDWHKRFRAIAVLSGHQHVRGTDYRDGVRFEEVSLGYPNQWKQEYGIESYLCEVLPGPPGAMM
- the murA gene encoding UDP-N-acetylglucosamine 1-carboxyvinyltransferase, coding for MDTRAADVYRIRGGNRLTGRVVAAGSKNASLPILAASILASEPVQLARVPRLTDVACLAELLRGLGLGVTRNAPYAVRVEPAAKPRVVAPAWFVKRMRASFCVLGPLLARYGRAVVPLPGGCRIGPRPVDLHLEGLTRLGADIEIRRGRVVARAKRLRGAMVNLGGPHGTTVTGTANILSAATLADGVTVLRGAAVEPEIVDLTRFLQALGAQIEGRGTSTLIIRGVEQLGGAQHVMIADRIEAATLLAAGAVTGGEVTVTDVEPAHLAAVMQTLASAGVEISCEPREVRAACKSPLRALRVLARPFPGLPTDVQAQLGVVAALAEGVSRIQDSVFPERFGHLEALRRFGVRAEVDRGVARICGGLPLTAARVTASDLRASAALVLAGLAATGTTYVRRIDHLDRGYECFAEKLCSLGADVTRLRRVTEDRCRGRLARRVPRA
- the prmC gene encoding peptide chain release factor N(5)-glutamine methyltransferase, with the translated sequence MSGGERWNVGRLLEWTTKFLKEHGSESGRLDAELLLAQALGCKRIDLYTRYDEEPAEPVRATFRDLVRRRSEGMPVAYLLGRREFYSLDFAVTPDVLIPRPETELVVVGALDLLKKQSGQDAIAVADVGTGSGIIGVSVARHDPRVRVTAIDRSEAALEVARRNAAAHGVGDRIEFLWGDLFAPVADERQFQLVLSNPPYVTTAELAQLPRDVAQYEPQLALDGGTQGTAVIERLVPEAAARLAPGGQMLLEVSPMIEAAVRELIAATGAFEVLPTIKDFGGRPRVVVARRL
- the prfA gene encoding peptide chain release factor 1, coding for MREQLETTYGRFVELERSLQDPVVLADGSRYSAAAREHGSLAKLATKYRRFKELNAQIAETLAMVAGGDAELRELAEGELPELRNEREAIWNELLDLTVGGEDAQRTRCVMEIRAGTGGDEAALFARDLYEMYKRFAEQHGWKVEILDASLTELGGFKEIVLGIEGEGCYRLLQYESGGHRVQRVPETETKGRIHTSAATVAVLPEPEDVEVELKEGDYRKDLFCASGPGGQHVNKTASAVRLTHYETGIVVQCQDEKSQHKNYARALRVLKTRLYEHKRELEHAKRAEQRRGLVGSGDRSQRIRTYNFPENRITDHRINLTLYKLDQTLAGNLQPVTDALVEYERQQHRDDMGTIE
- the rpmE gene encoding 50S ribosomal protein L31 encodes the protein MKEGIHPRYVETLVKCGCGNSFKTRSTQPELHVDICSACHPFFTGKLKFVDTAGRIERFKNKFSGGYASLKRDKKAAEAEKG
- a CDS encoding bile acid:sodium symporter, whose product is MLLRFLRDRWFLILLVVVMAAGFGVPRALLPLTEHVPDRVLVAVVLFVMSVSLDASSMWRALSRPRAVMLAVGINLGLLPLVAWPLSRLLPAELGTGYLVAASIPSTLASAAVWTRRAGGNDAVAVLCTMITNMSCFFVTPLWLAATTGRDVSMSKTPQEMMIDLLLIVVLPMACGQLARLLPGVGAVAHRRRAGLGEAAQIGILIVALVGATDAGNMLASGRASITWFDTLSMITMVIGLHLSMLFAGHLIGRVLGVPREDRIAVGFGGSQKTLMVGLHIARENFTGLAMLPLIAYHVSQLFVDAVIAERLRKGEQPADSSTADGA
- a CDS encoding DUF456 domain-containing protein, whose translation is MLDLLWVVLFVVALVAGWVMVLLAMPGTWLIVGCAALYAWLVRDDAFWDVGWPVVAVLLGLAVLGEIAETVAGALGVARAGGSRRGMLLALLGSLLGAIVGIVVGVPVPVVGQLIAAVVFAGIGATIGAILGEQWKGRTLEASLNIGLAAFWGRVLGTLSKVIVASAMVVVALAALVTRL